The window TCCTTGACCGTCGCGTCGTCCGCGAAGATCTCGACGCGGCGCTTCTGGTGGGAGGTGAAGAAACCGTCGAAGGCCACCATCACCGGGAGCCGGACGGACATCTCCTCGCCGACCTTGGGGGCCATCAGGTTCATGTCGTAGACCGCCTGGGCGTCGGTCGCCATCAGGATGACCCACCCGGTGTTCATCGCCAGCATGATGTCGCTGTGGTCGCCCCGGATGTTGAGGGGGCCGGACACGCAGCGGGTGACGATGTTGAACACCATCGGCAGCCGCGTTCCCGACTGGACCGGGAGCTGCTCGAAGCCGAAGAGGAGGCCGTTCGCCGACGTGGCGTTGAAGACCCGCCCCCCCCCGGTGCTCGCGCCGAAGCAGATCCCCGCGGCGCCGTGCTCGCCGTCCCCGGGGATCATCCGGATGTCGTGCTCCCCTTCCGCCTTCATCGCGTCGAGGTTCTCCGCGATCTCCGTGGAGGGGGTGATGGGGTAGTACCCCATGATGTGGTAGTTGATCTGCTTGGCCGCCGTCGCCGCGATCTCGTTGCCGCTCTGGACCACCATCACCTGTGCGGGACGTCCGCTCGCCTTCTTCGCCGTCTGCGCCATTCGTCTTCTCCTTATGTTGGGACGTCCGTTATTTTATTTCATCGCCTTGTGGCGAACGGTGATCGCTTCGACGTCGTGCTCGTTCTCCTTGCCCTCGACCAGGGCGCCGAACTTGCAGATGAAGGTGCACCGCATGCACCCCTTGCAATACTGGTAGTCGATCCCGAGCAGGATCATGCCGTCCTTCCCCGTCTTGGGATCCTTCCCCCTCTCCCACACGAAGCAGTAGTCGGGGCAGGTGATGTCGCATTCGCCGCACCCCGTGCACTTCTCCTTGATGAAGAGGGGGATGACCCCGGTACGGGAGGCGGACAGGTCCTTGAACCGGTTGTTCCCCACCGAGTAGATCGTGCCGCCGATGGGGGCGTTCTCGTACCCGAGCTTCGGCACCTGGCGCTGGAACGGCCGCGCCGGATACTTGCCGTCCTTCGCGAACTCCTCGAATTTCACCTCGTCGAACCCGCGCTTGAGGGCCGACATGTTCGCCTTCATCAGGGAGGCGTATTTCTTCCCGAACTGGGCCTGGATCGTATCCTCGACCGCCTTCCATTCGAAGAACGCCGACGCCTTCATGATGGCGCCCATCATCACCATGTTGACCCGCGAGCCGGTCGCCATCGCGATCTCCATCGCGTCGACGACGCCGACCTTCCCGCCTTCGAGCTTGAGGAAGTCCCGCGCCTGCGCCGGGGTCTTGCCCGTGTTGAGGATCACGACCGTCTTGCCGGGGACCGCGCCCGCCGTCACGGGGACCGACTTCACCATCGCCTCGTGGAAGATCGCGAGGACGTGCGGCTCCTCCACCGGGCTGTTGATCCGGACCTGCTGTCCGCCCTCGCAGATCCGCACGAACGCCTTGATCGGCGTCCCCTTCTTCTCCGAACCGTACGAGGCGAACCCGGCGCCGTTCATCCCCATCCCGATGATCGCCGCCTCGGTGAGGATCTTCCCCGCCACGTTCGCGCCCAACCCGCCGATGCTCTCCATCCGGATCTCGAAGAACCCGAGGTCGTTCTTCACCGGCAGTTTCACCGCCTTGCCGCTCTGGGTCATCTTCCCTGCCCCTCTCGTTGGAATATTCCGGTGCGTGTCGATCGGTTCACAATTCCCGCCGCCCCTTCATCGCCCGGCCGACGGTGATCTCGTCGGCGTACTCGAGGTCCGCTCCCATCGGGAGCCCGTAGGCGATCCGGCTCACACGGATGTTGCGCGCCTTGAGGACCTCGGCGAGGTAAGACGCCGTGGACTCCCCCTCGGCCGTGAGGTTCGTCGCCAGGATCACCTCGGAAACGCCGCCGCGGGCCGTCCGCTCCAGGAGCTCTCGCACCCGGAGGTCGTCCGGCATGACGCCGTCGATCGGCGAGATCGCCCCGCCGAGGACGTGGTACCTCCCCTTGAACTCCCCGCTTTTTTCGATCGGGACGATATCGGCGGGACCTTCCACGACGCAGATCAGGTCATCCCGGCGCACGGGGTCGGCGCAAAAAGCGCATGGGTCCTCGTCGGCGATATTAAAGCACTTGGAACATTTTATCACGGATTCGGGAATCCCGGCGATGGCCGCTCCCAGCTCGCGGACGAACTCGGGCGGCATCGAAAGGAGGAACATCGACAGGCGCGTGGCCGTCTTCTCCCCGATCCCGGGAAGGCGGGAGAGGAGGACGACGAGGCGGCGCAGCGGTTTCGGATAGACCGCGGTCACAGGATCCCCGGCGGCAGCATCCC of the Deltaproteobacteria bacterium genome contains:
- a CDS encoding 2-oxoacid:acceptor oxidoreductase family protein; translation: MTQSGKAVKLPVKNDLGFFEIRMESIGGLGANVAGKILTEAAIIGMGMNGAGFASYGSEKKGTPIKAFVRICEGGQQVRINSPVEEPHVLAIFHEAMVKSVPVTAGAVPGKTVVILNTGKTPAQARDFLKLEGGKVGVVDAMEIAMATGSRVNMVMMGAIMKASAFFEWKAVEDTIQAQFGKKYASLMKANMSALKRGFDEVKFEEFAKDGKYPARPFQRQVPKLGYENAPIGGTIYSVGNNRFKDLSASRTGVIPLFIKEKCTGCGECDITCPDYCFVWERGKDPKTGKDGMILLGIDYQYCKGCMRCTFICKFGALVEGKENEHDVEAITVRHKAMK
- the recR gene encoding recombination mediator RecR; protein product: MTAVYPKPLRRLVVLLSRLPGIGEKTATRLSMFLLSMPPEFVRELGAAIAGIPESVIKCSKCFNIADEDPCAFCADPVRRDDLICVVEGPADIVPIEKSGEFKGRYHVLGGAISPIDGVMPDDLRVRELLERTARGGVSEVILATNLTAEGESTASYLAEVLKARNIRVSRIAYGLPMGADLEYADEITVGRAMKGRREL